A window of the Motacilla alba alba isolate MOTALB_02 chromosome 26, Motacilla_alba_V1.0_pri, whole genome shotgun sequence genome harbors these coding sequences:
- the TOMM6 gene encoding mitochondrial import receptor subunit TOM6 homolog — MSVPILVLIPILVPIPIARGCRGGAGGRQQWRRRRERERGTAAGAAAAPPRGIRAWLRSAFRFATDRNDFRRNLLLNLGLFAAGVWVARNLTDIDLMAPQPVP, encoded by the exons ATGTCAGTGCCAATCCTGGTGCTGATCCCAATCCTGGTCCCGATCCCAATC GCGCGGGGGTGCCGCGGtggcgcgggcgggcggcagcaatggcggcggcggcgggagcgggagcgggggACAgcggcgggggcagcggcggccccgccgcggggcaTCCGCGCCTGGCTGCGGAGCGCCTTCCGCTTCGCCACCGACCGCAACGACTTCCGCAG GAACCTGCTGCTGAACCTGGGGCTCTTTGCCGCCGGGGTCTGGGTGGCCCGGAACCTGACCGACATCGACCTGATGGCCCCGCAGCCCGTCCCCTAG
- the USP49 gene encoding ubiquitin carboxyl-terminal hydrolase 49: MDRCKHVGRLRLAQDHSILNPQKWQCVDCHTTESLWACLKCSHVACGRYIEEHALRHFQETRHPLAMEVHELYVFCYLCQDYVLNDNPEGDLKLLRSSLSAITGQSSGRTLRSMALAEDAWRRRSPQGQSQMLTALWHRRQALLARALRTWFHKSSRGQLKLQEKKQMEELEKKKEAARQRRQEMKRQLLEELASTPPRKSARLLSHVHGESLIPRKFREVATASPTSRQVQSSRLKQFYSIRRQPLMTPGVTGLRNLGNTCYMNSILQVLSHLQKFRECFLTLDLCETEELLAQTVNGRARVPGKLANGAAAHEPGKPDEVGSSGAQSSPAALNGGSSISRSLELIQPKEPSSKHISLCHELHTLFRVMWSGRWALVSPFAMLHSVWSLIPAFRGYDQQDAQEFLCELLDKVQQELESEGSRRRILIPFSQRKLTKQVLKVVNTIFHGQLLSQVTCRTCNYKSNTVEPFWDLSLEFPERYHALEKGIVPVPQAECLLTEMLAKFTETEALEGRIYACDQCNSKRRKSSPKPLVLSEAKKQLLIYRLPQVLRLHLKRFRWSERNHREKIGVHVLFEQVLNMEPYCCRDSVPSLATETCVYDLSAVVMHHGKGFGSGHYTAYCYNTEGGFWVHCNDSTLSVCSVEEVCRTQAYILFYTQRARPEPPGLTDARLHAQGFTHSP, encoded by the exons ATGGATAGATGCAAACATGTGGGGCGGCTACGACTCGCCCAGGACCACTCGATCCTGAACCCCCAGAAGTGGCAGTGCGTGGACTGCCACACCACCGAGTCCCTCTGGGCCTGCCTCAAGTGCTCCCACGTGGCCTGCGGCCGCTACATCGAGGAGCACGCCCTGAGGCACTTCCAGGAGACCCGGCACCCCCTGGCCATGGAAGTGCACGAGCTCTACGTCTTCTGTTACCTCTGCCAGGATTACGTCCTGAACGACAACCCCGAGGGCGACCTGAAGCTGCTGAGGAGCTCGCTGTCGGCCATCACGGGGCAGAGCAGCGGGAGGACGCTGCGCTCCATGGCGCTGGCCGAGGAcgcctggaggaggaggagcccccagggccagTCCCAGATGCTCACGGCGCTGTGGCACCGGCGCCAGGCCCTGCTGGCGAGGGCTCTGCGCACCTGGTTCCACAAGAGCTCCCGGGGACAGCTgaaactgcaggagaaaaaacagatggaggagctggagaagaagaaggaggcGGCTCGGCAGCGGCGGCAGGAGATgaagaggcagctcctggaggagctggccaGCACTCCCCCGAGGAAGAGCGCCAGGCTGCTGTCCCACGTGCACGGGGAGAGCTTGATCCCAAGGAAATTCAGGGAGGTGGCCACGGCTTCCCCTACCTCGAGgcaggtgcagagcagcaggttgAAGCAGTTCTACTCCATCCGCCGGCAGCCCCTGATGACGCCCGGGGTGACGGGGCTGAGGAACCTGGGCAACACTTGTTACATGAACTCCATCCTGCAGGTGCTCAGCCACCTCCAGAAGTTCCGGGAATGTTTCTTGACTCTTGATCTCTGTGAAACAGAAGAACTTTTAGCTCAGACTGTGAACGGGAGGGCCAGGGTGCCGGGCAAGCTGGCAAACGGGGCTGCTGCTCACGAGCCAGGGAAGCCTGACGAGGTGGGCTCGTCCGGCGCGCAGAGCTCTCCGGCCGCCTTGAACGGCGGCTCCTCCATCAGCCGCAGCTTGGAGCTGATCCAGCCCAAGGAGCCCAGCTCCAAGCACATCTCCCTGTGCCACGAGCTGCACACGCTCTTCAGGGTGATGTGGTCCGGCAGGTGGGCCCTGGTGTCCCCGTTCGCCATGCTGCACTCCGTGTGGAGCCTGATCCCGGCCTTCCGCGGCTACGACCAGCAGGACGCGCAGGAGTTCCTCTGCGAGCTCCTGGACaaggtgcagcaggagctggagtccGAGGGCAGCAGGCGCAGGATCCTCATCCCCTTCTCGCAGAGGAAGCTCACCAAGCAGGTCCTCAAGGTGGTCAACACCATTTTCCACGGGCAGTTGCTCAGCCAG GTCACCTGCAGGACGTGCAACTACAAATCCAACACCGTGGAGCCCTTCTGGGACCTTTCCCTGGAGTTCCCGGAGCGGTACCACGCCCTGGAGAAGGGCATCGTGCCCGTGCCCCAGGCCGAGTGCCTGCTCACCGAGATGTTGGCCAAGTTCACCGAGACGGAAGCCCTGGAGGGGAGGATCTACGCCTGTGACCAGTGCAACA gcaAACGGCGAAAATCTTCTCCCAAACCTCTTGTTCTGAGCGAAGCTAAAAAGCAGTTGCTGATCTACAGACTACCTCAGGTCCTCCGGCTGCACCTTAAACGCTTCAG GTGGTCTGAGCGCAATCACCGCGAGAAGATCGGGGTCCACGTCCTCTTTGAGCAGGTATTAAACATGGAACCTTACTGCTGCAGGGACTCTGTGCCCTCCCTCGCCACCGAGACGTGTGTCTATGACCTCTCGGCCGTGGTGATGCATCACGGGAAGGGCTTTGGCTCAGGACACTACACAGCCTATTGCTACAACACCGAGGGAG GTTTCTGGGTGCACTGCAATGACTCCACCCTGAGCGTGTGCAGCGTGGAGGAGGTGTGCCGCACGCAGGCCTACATCCTCTTCTACACGCAGCGAGCGCGGCCCGAGCCGCCCGGACTGACGGACGCGCGGCTGCACGCTCAGGGCTTCACCCACTCCCCGTGA